ACCAGAACAGGTACAGGGTGTGGACGAATAGTAAGTCGACCGTACAGAACTATGGGTTTGCACTGGGTGTGACTTACAACTTTGAGAAGGGATATACCCTTAGTGGCAACCTGAATTATAATACCCTGACACAGGATAAGACGAAGGATGATGCGTTGATTCCTGGATTTAATACGCCGAAGTACTTTTCGAATGTGAGTTTTGGTAACAGGCAGGTGTTTAAGAATGTAGGGTTCAATGTGGTATGGCACTGGCAGGATACTTTCTACTGGCAGAATCTGTTTGGAAATGGTGATGTGCCGGCTTATAGCACGGTGGATGCGCAGGTAACTTACGGATTGCCAAAAATTCATACTTCCGTGAAAGTGGGTGGATCGAATATATTCAATACGGCTTACTTCCAGTATGTGGGAGGGCCTACGATAAAGGGGTTGTATTATGTGGCGATTACGTATGATTTGCCTTTTGCAAAGAAATAAAGGGCTTTGTACTTTGGGGGAGGTGGGTTAAACTTTCCTTATTTTTCTCTTTCTAATAACTTTTTAAGGTTGCCTGCTTGGATAAACCGTTTATTCACCCTACCTTAGTCTATCATATCTATAGACTAAATAACAAAGAAATAATGTCGCATAACGAGGAGATAGAGCAAATAGAGAATCAAGTGGCCAGTCCTGAACGCCAGGAGGTCCTTATTGACCTTGTCAATGATGACAACCAGAAGAAGCCAGCTTTATGGCTATTGATAGGTCTCATTGGGTTGGCGGTACTGGTAGGGGCAGGGATATTATATTATTTTAATACCTCCGAAGCTACGCACACCCGTATCTACGACTTTACTGCGTCTCTGTTCACGAGGGAAGTGTTGTTCTACATCTGTGTAGGATTGGCTGCTCAGATGGTGGATGGTGCGTTGGGTATGGCTTATGGTGCTACATCAACTTCTTTGTTGTTGGGTTTGGGTATTCCTCCGGCTATTGCCAGTGCGAGTGTGCATGTGGCGGAGGTGTTTACTACAGGGGCTTCCGGTATTTCACACTTCCGTTTTGGGAATGTAAATAAGAAGCTGTTTATGGGCCTTTTGATACCAGGTGTGATTGGTGCTATAACAGGTGCGTTTTTATTGTCTAAGGTGATTGATGGGGATGTGATCAAGCCATACATGAGTGCATATTTGTTGATCTTAGGTCTTGTTGTGCTTCGCAAAGCATTTCAGAAAAAGAAGGTAAAGAGCAAAACGAAGCGACTGGGGTTGCTGGCATTGTTTGGCGGTTTTATGGATGCCATTGGCGGTGGCGGATGGGGTCCGGTTGTGACTTCAACCTTGCTGAGTAAAGGTCGTTCGGCTCATTATACGATTGGATCTGTGAATGCTGCGGAGTTCTTTATTTCACTGGCT
This Chitinophaga sancti DNA region includes the following protein-coding sequences:
- a CDS encoding sulfite exporter TauE/SafE family protein, encoding MSHNEEIEQIENQVASPERQEVLIDLVNDDNQKKPALWLLIGLIGLAVLVGAGILYYFNTSEATHTRIYDFTASLFTREVLFYICVGLAAQMVDGALGMAYGATSTSLLLGLGIPPAIASASVHVAEVFTTGASGISHFRFGNVNKKLFMGLLIPGVIGAITGAFLLSKVIDGDVIKPYMSAYLLILGLVVLRKAFQKKKVKSKTKRLGLLALFGGFMDAIGGGGWGPVVTSTLLSKGRSAHYTIGSVNAAEFFISLAGASTFLLFGAITGWPVIIGLIIGGVIASPFAALLVRKIKRKPLMIMVGILIILTSLRTIIMASLHH